A window of Halovivax gelatinilyticus genomic DNA:
GTCCGAAGACGCCCATCGCGACGTTCCAGGCCCACTCCTGGCTCGTAAAGAGACCGTAGGCCGCGGCAAATTGACCGATACCAATCCCGAAGATCACGAGCGAGAGGATCATGTTTGCGTCGTCGCCGATGAGTCCCGAGAGCCCGAACGCCGCGAGGCCGATCAGAACCGAGTAGAGGCCGAACAGTATGGCTCCGATCGTCACGAGCACGACGCCGAGTGGTCGTCCGTCACTCATCGATCGTCACCGTCGATGCTGCTGTGGTCGCTTCGTTTCCTGTCGACATCGAATTTCAATCAGATTCAAGATATAAAAGAGGTTCTGGCCGTCTACTCCTTTGGCACTTTATACTAAAAACTCTGCCATTTAATTTCGTCCACGAATTATTTCCTGACCAGGGACGTAGCCACTCGGCGAAGCCAACGATTATCTTCGCGCCGCCGGTATCGATTCGCATGGCCGTCCTCGACCGACTGCGCGTCTACCCGGTGAAGGCGCTCGACGGGATCGACGTCGAGCGTGCGACGATAACCCCCGGCGGAACGCTCGCACACGACCGCGAATTCGCCATGTTCGACGCGGAAGGTGACGTCGTAAACGGTTCGCGCACGGCGCTCGTTCACGATCTCGCGACCGACTTCGACCCGGAGACGACGACGCTCTCGGTTCGCGATCCGGAGGGTGAGACGGTCCGATTCGCCCTCGACGATCCGGCCGAGCGAGAGCGAGCCCAGGCGTGGCTCGGTGGGTTCTTCGACCTCGATATCGTGCTCGAACGCGATCGACGACTCGGCTACGTCGATCGGCGGTCGATGGGACCGTCGGTGATCGCGACGGCGACGCTCGAGACGGTGGCTTCCTGGTTCGACGAACTGACGGTCGACGGGGTTCGCCGGCGGATGCGCGCCAACGTCGAGATAGGTGACGTGCCGGCGTTCTGGGCCGACCGCTTCGTCGGCGAGGACGCCCCGACGTTCGAGATCGGTGGGGTCGAATTCGAGGGCGTCACGCCGTGTGTCAGGTGCGTCGTCCCCGAACGCGATCCGGACACCGGCGAGCGGACGCCGGACTTCCGCCGACGATTCGTCGAAAAGCGCCGGGAAACCTTTCCCGAGTGGGCCGACGCGAACGCCTTCGAACACGACTACTCGCTGATGACGATCGCCCGGATTCCAGAATCCGATCGCGGCCGAACGCTCACCGTCGGCGACGAAGTGACGATCGCCGAGTGACGGTGCGAGTCGGCGACGACCCATCGGGTTGACGGTTCTCCGCGTCGAGGCTCGGAGTAGTCGTGACCGAAGACGAACGTCGCCGATGGAACGCCCGCGCCGAGCGTGGCGGTTACGCTCCCGGTCAGCGACCGGCGAGGGTCGTCCGGAGAGCGCTCGACGAACTTCCGGCTGGCCGGGTGCTCGATCTGGCAACCGGCGAGGGTCGAAACGCCATTTTCCTGGCCGACCGCGGCTGGACGGTCGATGCGATCGATATATCGACGGCCATGCTCGATCGGGCTCGCGAGCGCGCGCGATCGCAGTCGGTCGACGTGAACTGGATCCTGGCCGATCTCGACGACTACTGCTTCCCGGAGGGAGTCTACGACGCGGTGACGATCAGCTACTTCGACGCGCGTCACCGGCTTCCCGCGGTGAAAGCCGCCCTCGCATCCGGCGGCGTGCTCTGCTATCAGCACCACCTCACGACGGCTACCGACGGTCCGAGCGAACGCTACCGGTTCGAACCGGGAGAACTCCGGACGGCGTGTTCGGACCTCTCGGTCGAGCACTACGAGGAAGATCGAGACGGGAATCTGGTTCGGTTACTCGCGCGGCGAGTCGATCCGTGAATTTATGCCAGACCGATCTGTTCGGTGTACGAGCCGTGTTCGGCCTCGAAGACCTCCATGATCTCGCCCATCGTCGTGTAGGCCTTGACGTAGTCGATGTCGAATTTCTACTCCATACTTTCCATCAAACCACGCTAAGTTCGGGAAATCTTATAAATTCGATCTGAATATAATTGAACTTCCTAAATAAAAGAAGATTGAAAACAACTTTCACTAATTCGCCTGAGCCAAGAACCCATAGAAACCATAATTTTGCAAGCCTAATTCTAATAACTTTCAATCGGAAGATTTATATTAGAAGTTAGGATATTAGCACCTGCAATGTCTGAAAATGATGGCCAGATTGGTCGGAGAAAAGTGTTGAAATTACTGCCGGTAAGTGCACTACCAGCTTCAGGCCTC
This region includes:
- a CDS encoding class I SAM-dependent methyltransferase, which encodes MTEDERRRWNARAERGGYAPGQRPARVVRRALDELPAGRVLDLATGEGRNAIFLADRGWTVDAIDISTAMLDRARERARSQSVDVNWILADLDDYCFPEGVYDAVTISYFDARHRLPAVKAALASGGVLCYQHHLTTATDGPSERYRFEPGELRTACSDLSVEHYEEDRDGNLVRLLARRVDP
- a CDS encoding MOSC domain-containing protein, with protein sequence MAVLDRLRVYPVKALDGIDVERATITPGGTLAHDREFAMFDAEGDVVNGSRTALVHDLATDFDPETTTLSVRDPEGETVRFALDDPAERERAQAWLGGFFDLDIVLERDRRLGYVDRRSMGPSVIATATLETVASWFDELTVDGVRRRMRANVEIGDVPAFWADRFVGEDAPTFEIGGVEFEGVTPCVRCVVPERDPDTGERTPDFRRRFVEKRRETFPEWADANAFEHDYSLMTIARIPESDRGRTLTVGDEVTIAE